GGGTTGCGTTCTCGGCTGTGGCAGCCGCAGCCCTTTGGTGTAGTGGGATGGCCTTCCCTGCAAATTCTTTGCGCGCGGCTGGTGCGGGCAGTCTAACGCCAATGGCCTTGAAATTCTTTCTGCTCAGCTCGAGGAATGTGGATCCATTCGCCAAACTGCGCATCTCGTCGACCCGATCCCGCATCTCGTGGAACAACCACATCGCAAGGTCTTCATCGGGTGCCACCACCACGATGAAACCTTGATTCACAGCCGTTGGTACCTGCGGAAACGCGAACGCCCCGATAGTAGCCCGCGACGTCATGAAGATTGAACCAGCGGGGTACAACACTGATGCGCAGTTGTCGAGTCCCGCATCTGTGATCCTCCGGCTCGTGCCGAAGAGGTATGGAGCTCCTAGCGCTGTCACGTCCGACGGAGTCGCCCAAGCGATGTCGCCGTCCCAGTACTCCGTAACTTTGGTGCTTGGCGTCCCACCTCCACCCACCTGAGCGATAGAGCCGAAAGTCTCCGGCCCGGTGGGGACTTCTGCCACTGCACGGCTGAATTGTGCATCAGCGAGCGCTAGCGAACAACCGGCAATGCGGTCGTTGACCGCAATCTTGTCGTCGAGCGCGCCCAGGACTTGTGCGATTTTCTGCTGTTCGCGGTAATCCGCTGCCGGTATGCGAACCTTCACGAGCTCGGACTGGCGGATGCCAAGCACGGTTGTCCCAGTAGACCGTCCGATCAGTTGGTCCTGCACGTAAGAAGTCTGCAGTGAATAAAAGAGATACCGGCTGTCGAGAACGCCGGGCTTGCCGCGAAGTCCGAAGACCCGCTGCCCCAGCACATACCTGCCGTTGTCGGGGATCAGGGCGCAACGGCCCAATGGCGCCTCCGACGTGAGGATGACGTCATGGCGTTTGGTTGGCACGCGCATCCACTTTTCATACATCTCATCGCTGACGCATCGGGCCTGCGAGAGATCTATCGAACCGCCTTTGACTAGAAGGGCAGAGATAACCTTTGCCCCCTTCTCTGTGAAATCGCCACCCATCTTTTTTGGCGTCTTGCCGCGGTGGTCGATGAGGACCTCCAACGCATCGCCTAAAGTCA
The Micromonospora sp. R77 DNA segment above includes these coding regions:
- a CDS encoding restriction endonuclease subunit S; the protein is MFELTLGDALEVLIDHRGKTPKKMGGDFTEKGAKVISALLVKGGSIDLSQARCVSDEMYEKWMRVPTKRHDVILTSEAPLGRCALIPDNGRYVLGQRVFGLRGKPGVLDSRYLFYSLQTSYVQDQLIGRSTGTTVLGIRQSELVKVRIPAADYREQQKIAQVLGALDDKIAVNDRIAGCSLALADAQFSRAVAEVPTGPETFGSIAQVGGGGTPSTKVTEYWDGDIAWATPSDVTALGAPYLFGTSRRITDAGLDNCASVLYPAGSIFMTSRATIGAFAFPQVPTAVNQGFIVVVAPDEDLAMWLFHEMRDRVDEMRSLANGSTFLELSRKNFKAIGVRLPAPAARKEFAGKAIPLHQRAAAATAENATLTKLRDTLLPELMSGRLRVRDAEQVVEAAV